TGCCGGGAACGGCGACTGCACCGTCAGCCTGACTCTGGATCCACAGGTGAAAGGGAGATAGTCGTGGATGTCATATCGATAACGGCGCTAGGGGATGAGCTGGTCGAAACAGCGAGGAAGGCGCACAGCGGTCGGTCGGCGCACACGGTGCATGGTGGCAGGGGCCACGCGCTAAAGCAGGTGCTGTTGGCCCTCGGTGCCGGCCATAAACTCGCCGAACACGAAAACCCCGGCGCGGCAACCTTGTTGGTGCTCAGTGGGCGGGTGGAGATCGCGACAGCGACCGCGAAGGCAGAGCTGGCCACCGGCGACTACACGATCATCCCGCCGGAGCGCCATGACCTTACGGCGCTGGAAGACTCGGCGGTGCTGCTGACGGTGGTGGGCCGGGCGGGCTAAGCCCGCCGAGTGCATACCAGGCGCAGGGTGTTTCGGTGAGATGCCTGCGTGCGGTATGCGCTCGGCGAACTGAGCCTTACGCCTTGGGCCCGCCGCTTTCGGCCAGCCGCCGCACCGCGTCGATGAAGACGTCGATCTCGTCGAAGGTGTTGTAGAACGCGAACGAGGGCCGCACCGTCTGCTCCAGTCCGAGCCTGCGCAAAATCGGCTGCGCGCAATGGTGTCCGGCACGCACCGCGATGCCGTCGGCATTCAGCGCCTTACCGACCTCCACCGGATCGTGCCCGTCGAGCACGAACGACAGCACCGATGCCTTGTGGTCGGCCGTCCCCACCAGCCGCACACCGGGGATGGCAGCCAATTGCGGTGTCGCGTACTCCAGTAGCGCGTGCTCGTACTCGGCGATCCGGTCGATGCCGATGCGCTCGACATACCGCAGCGCCTCGCCCAGTCCCACGGCGTCGGCGATGTTTCCGGTGCCGGCCTCGAACTTGTTGGGCGGCCCCTGGAACACCGCGCGCTCC
This genomic window from Mycobacteroides chelonae contains:
- a CDS encoding cupin domain-containing protein, giving the protein MDVISITALGDELVETARKAHSGRSAHTVHGGRGHALKQVLLALGAGHKLAEHENPGAATLLVLSGRVEIATATAKAELATGDYTIIPPERHDLTALEDSAVLLTVVGRAG